In the Natrinema amylolyticum genome, one interval contains:
- a CDS encoding glycoside hydrolase 5 family protein, with product MTSDERTADEYGIDRRDGPTRRRFVKAIGAGAVISPFAASTAAAATEPTTDPDDLAYVETDGTEFVVDGDPVYFNGANNFWITHEYEGTEQRIDDVFDLYEDLGIDLVRFWAHGEAKDGPLALQPEPGEYNEDALENLDYLIEAARDRGIRLIATLVDNWDHEGGMLQYAEWAGAESRYEFYTMDETRGMYRNHVETILTRENSISGIEWREDPTIALWELANEPRLEQDDVPEEMDDLEPPEHREILGDWFADMSAYIKDIDGNHLVSTGSEGHYYGTWEDDYPNDDWDGQDYIEHHSIDTIDACSFHLYPDHWDLPLEDGAEYIRDRVVDAHEEIGKPAYLGEFNVDDTQHDLETKNESLAEWYDVADGYDCNAVLPWQVVLEDTEDHDGFQLYASESGHLIEEYAAVVAEKSGDEDDSDPETIPVGEYEARDATGDGRYDDVTGDGETTHEDVDAFFDNLESDGVQNNPERFDFDENGRVGFSDVLELLRTV from the coding sequence ATGACTTCGGACGAACGCACGGCGGACGAGTACGGAATCGATCGACGGGACGGACCGACGCGGCGCCGCTTCGTGAAAGCGATCGGTGCGGGCGCGGTGATCTCCCCTTTCGCCGCCAGCACGGCGGCGGCCGCGACGGAACCGACGACCGACCCCGACGACCTCGCATACGTCGAGACGGACGGTACCGAGTTCGTCGTCGACGGCGACCCGGTCTACTTCAACGGTGCGAACAACTTCTGGATCACCCACGAGTACGAGGGGACCGAGCAGCGCATCGACGACGTCTTCGATCTCTACGAGGACCTGGGAATCGACCTCGTTCGGTTCTGGGCGCACGGCGAGGCCAAAGACGGTCCCCTCGCACTCCAGCCCGAACCCGGTGAGTACAACGAGGACGCCCTCGAGAACCTCGATTACCTGATCGAGGCCGCCAGAGACCGCGGGATCAGGCTCATCGCGACGCTCGTCGACAACTGGGACCACGAGGGCGGGATGCTCCAGTACGCCGAGTGGGCGGGTGCCGAGTCACGCTACGAGTTCTACACGATGGACGAGACGCGCGGAATGTACCGCAATCACGTCGAAACGATCCTCACGCGAGAGAACTCGATCAGCGGGATCGAATGGCGCGAGGATCCGACGATCGCGCTGTGGGAACTGGCCAACGAACCACGTCTCGAGCAGGACGACGTTCCCGAAGAGATGGACGATCTCGAGCCGCCCGAACACCGCGAGATCCTCGGCGACTGGTTCGCCGACATGTCCGCATACATCAAGGATATCGACGGCAATCACCTCGTCTCGACGGGATCGGAGGGCCACTACTACGGGACGTGGGAGGACGACTACCCGAACGACGATTGGGACGGCCAGGACTACATCGAACACCACTCGATCGATACGATCGACGCCTGTTCGTTCCACCTCTATCCCGATCACTGGGACCTTCCGCTCGAGGACGGGGCCGAGTACATCCGAGACCGCGTCGTCGACGCCCACGAGGAGATCGGCAAGCCCGCCTATCTCGGCGAGTTCAACGTCGACGATACCCAGCACGACCTCGAGACGAAAAACGAGTCCCTCGCGGAGTGGTACGACGTCGCCGACGGGTACGACTGCAACGCCGTCCTCCCGTGGCAGGTCGTCCTCGAGGACACCGAGGACCACGACGGGTTCCAGCTCTACGCGAGCGAGTCCGGCCATCTCATCGAGGAGTACGCGGCGGTCGTCGCGGAGAAGAGCGGTGATGAGGACGATTCCGACCCAGAGACGATCCCGGTCGGCGAGTACGAAGCCAGAGACGCGACCGGCGACGGACGCTACGACGACGTCACCGGTGACGGGGAGACGACCCACGAGGACGTCGACGCGTTCTTCGACAACCTCGAGTCCGACGGTGTCCAAAACAATCCCGAACGGTTCGACTTCGACGAGAACGGTCGAGTCGGGTTTTCCGACGTCCTCGAACTGCTCCGGACGGTCTGA
- a CDS encoding cellulase family glycosylhydrolase: MSHDDRAGEKRLPDRADRQSWRPTRRMFVKAAGVGTAGLALGGLAGSAAAVGDPTPRLRTDGKWIVTEDGQRVKPRGVSPASLDYLESIHPRGQREILEQATDGEQWHPNTVRLPVGEDAVHDRGMEYVVDDLLRPAVDLLADRGVYAMIDFHIIRPYVEAMAHGEGMVEDEWADSLDGLGFDPRVDTDDLLTEFWSAVAPAFADDENVLFELFNEPTLPVTWSTYGEHGPDVQTREDEWLLWRDTAQPWVDSIRDEAPETPIVIGSPDWTSRTKFAAEYPFDGENLIYSGHIYPDNGLPYDTLERGEEGDTYEVGPFDPEYGAPAEEIPVIITEFGWDPDEEFRESVEFGTTSGWGEPVRKWLESSENMGWIAWCFDDTWAPTFFDSPGDGAGQPWELKDDPEQMGWFVREWLEETKDDVIGGGGTDESDAIAVGDYEARDTNDDGLYDDVDGDGETNHEDVDAFFENIESDGVQENPEAFDFDGNGRIGFSDVLELLRRT; encoded by the coding sequence ATGAGTCACGATGATCGTGCGGGCGAGAAGCGGCTACCCGACCGAGCGGACCGGCAGTCGTGGCGACCGACGCGACGAATGTTCGTGAAAGCGGCGGGCGTCGGAACGGCCGGCCTCGCACTCGGCGGGCTGGCGGGATCGGCAGCGGCGGTCGGGGATCCGACGCCGCGCCTGCGAACCGACGGGAAGTGGATCGTGACCGAGGACGGACAACGGGTGAAACCCCGCGGCGTCTCACCGGCGTCGCTGGATTACCTCGAGTCGATACACCCCAGAGGCCAGCGAGAGATCCTCGAGCAGGCGACCGACGGGGAGCAGTGGCACCCGAACACGGTTCGGCTGCCGGTAGGGGAAGACGCGGTCCACGACCGCGGGATGGAATACGTCGTCGACGACCTCCTGCGTCCGGCCGTCGATCTGCTCGCCGATCGGGGCGTCTACGCGATGATCGACTTCCACATCATTCGGCCGTACGTGGAGGCGATGGCCCACGGGGAAGGGATGGTCGAGGACGAGTGGGCGGACAGTCTCGACGGCCTCGGCTTCGATCCGCGCGTCGACACTGACGACCTGCTGACGGAGTTCTGGAGCGCGGTCGCGCCGGCCTTCGCCGACGACGAAAACGTTCTCTTCGAACTTTTCAACGAACCGACGCTCCCCGTCACGTGGTCGACCTACGGGGAACACGGTCCGGACGTCCAGACGAGGGAAGACGAGTGGCTGCTCTGGCGCGACACCGCTCAGCCGTGGGTCGACTCGATCCGGGACGAGGCACCCGAGACGCCGATCGTCATCGGGTCGCCCGACTGGACCTCCCGAACGAAATTCGCCGCCGAGTACCCCTTCGACGGGGAGAACCTGATCTATTCCGGCCACATCTACCCGGACAACGGCCTCCCATACGACACGCTCGAGCGGGGTGAGGAGGGCGACACGTACGAAGTCGGCCCGTTCGATCCCGAGTACGGTGCGCCCGCCGAGGAGATCCCGGTCATCATCACCGAATTCGGTTGGGATCCCGACGAGGAGTTCCGGGAGAGCGTCGAGTTCGGCACGACGAGCGGGTGGGGCGAACCCGTCCGCAAGTGGCTGGAGTCCTCCGAGAACATGGGCTGGATCGCCTGGTGTTTCGACGATACGTGGGCGCCCACGTTCTTCGACTCGCCCGGTGACGGGGCCGGCCAGCCGTGGGAGCTCAAAGACGATCCCGAACAGATGGGCTGGTTCGTCCGCGAGTGGCTCGAGGAGACGAAAGACGACGTGATCGGCGGCGGTGGCACCGACGAAAGCGACGCGATCGCGGTCGGCGACTACGAGGCCCGGGACACGAACGACGACGGGCTGTACGACGACGTCGATGGAGACGGAGAGACGAACCACGAGGACGTCGACGCGTTCTTCGAGAACATCGAATCCGACGGCGTTCAGGAGAACCCCGAGGCGTTCGACTTCGACGGAAACGGTCGAATCGGGTTCTCGGACGTCCTCGAACTGCTCCGGCGGACCTGA
- a CDS encoding glycoside hydrolase family 5 protein encodes MTTNDHETRRERNRDDPTTHANRSPPNAIDGGGPSDPRSGGMRHSRRGFLAMAGVGTTGVAASLLADPARAADGAADRGIETPWLERDGNVLRDPTGNEVVLRGVNVIDPARTARSWRRPLSETIDHATDPDRNWYARIIRIPVQTGDIVSVDPDDGSVSDEPQNEVDPGTFTRTQLEAYVEHHLRPVVEHCKAVGVYCIVDYHRHSDTSLEYTDPDLDEEVRLFWNTVAPEFADDSHVLYEVYNEPIGPYAGQEPGEEYDVRGADAEQTWLQWRETAQPWVDAIRDHAERNVVIIGSPRWSQYTYWAPRHEFEGENLAYAGHVYAGHDGLRPLGDYFGEPSEEVPVFLTEFGYQGDAGTPLTGTTSEHGAMFEAFFDEYDTVHPQIWCFDPAWQPTMFDSDDDSLEWELLGGEEYQGEWWQTYLADRRTDDLPETTDGSDSIAVGDYEARDTDGDGRYEDVTGDGETTHEDVDAFFDNLESDGVQENPEAFDFDGNGRTGFSDVLELLRRV; translated from the coding sequence ATGACCACGAACGACCACGAGACGCGACGAGAACGGAACAGGGACGATCCAACGACTCATGCCAATCGATCGCCACCGAACGCGATCGACGGTGGCGGGCCGAGCGATCCCAGATCAGGTGGCATGCGCCACTCCCGACGGGGCTTTCTCGCGATGGCCGGCGTCGGCACGACCGGCGTCGCGGCCAGTCTGCTGGCCGATCCCGCACGCGCCGCCGACGGCGCGGCCGATCGCGGAATCGAAACGCCGTGGCTCGAGCGCGACGGGAACGTGCTCCGCGATCCGACCGGAAACGAGGTCGTGCTCCGCGGCGTCAACGTGATCGATCCCGCGCGCACGGCGCGGTCGTGGCGGCGGCCGCTCTCGGAGACGATCGACCACGCGACCGACCCCGACAGGAACTGGTACGCGCGGATTATCCGCATCCCGGTCCAGACCGGAGACATCGTTTCCGTCGACCCGGACGACGGCAGCGTGAGCGATGAACCGCAGAACGAAGTCGACCCGGGAACGTTCACGCGGACGCAACTCGAGGCCTACGTCGAGCATCACCTCCGACCGGTCGTGGAGCACTGTAAGGCGGTCGGCGTCTACTGTATCGTCGACTACCATAGACACTCCGACACGAGTCTCGAGTACACCGATCCCGACCTCGACGAGGAGGTCCGGCTGTTCTGGAACACCGTCGCGCCCGAGTTCGCCGACGACTCCCACGTCCTCTACGAGGTGTACAACGAGCCGATCGGTCCCTACGCCGGCCAGGAGCCGGGCGAGGAGTACGACGTTCGCGGTGCCGACGCCGAGCAGACCTGGCTCCAGTGGCGCGAGACCGCCCAACCGTGGGTCGACGCCATCCGTGATCACGCCGAGCGCAACGTCGTCATCATCGGCTCGCCGCGATGGAGCCAGTACACCTACTGGGCGCCGCGCCACGAGTTCGAGGGAGAAAATCTCGCATACGCGGGCCACGTGTACGCCGGCCACGACGGGCTGCGACCGCTCGGGGACTACTTCGGCGAGCCGTCCGAGGAGGTTCCGGTGTTCCTCACGGAGTTCGGTTACCAGGGCGATGCCGGGACCCCCCTCACGGGGACGACGTCCGAACACGGCGCGATGTTCGAGGCGTTCTTCGACGAATACGACACCGTTCACCCGCAGATCTGGTGTTTCGACCCGGCCTGGCAGCCGACCATGTTCGACTCCGACGACGATTCCCTGGAGTGGGAACTCCTCGGCGGCGAGGAGTATCAGGGCGAGTGGTGGCAGACGTATCTGGCCGATCGACGCACCGACGACCTCCCCGAGACGACCGACGGTTCGGATTCGATCGCGGTCGGCGACTACGAAGCCCGGGACACAGATGGTGACGGACGCTACGAGGACGTCACCGGCGACGGAGAGACGACCCACGAGGACGTCGACGCGTTCTTCGACAACCTCGAGTCCGATGGCGTCCAGGAGAACCCCGAGGCGTTCGACTTCGACGGAAACGGTCGAACCGGGTTCTCTGACGTCCTCGAACTGCTCCGGCGCGTCTAG
- a CDS encoding cellulase family glycosylhydrolase, translated as MQPTDTTQQTDESTATNEDTRRSVLAQAETDGTSPISVTRRNVMRTTAAAGVAGLGLSAGFAGTAAAGGIDEFQNLTVSDDNRIVNEDGETFKMRGLSIPDPKRLHRTRNLRGKTPEQLLDLVTNNEAGWHPRVIRVPAQPQDIGTRDDGSHHPMGHTGPEYEYGELESPQAVDSDRRKQRPAQPQAFTQAELEDYLDNYYEPIVERCKERGVYCIIDYHRHWHEQPPGIEEPSYAENHLPYDSDYTNYWAYNSHEMFGEDAPGSWGYVDQTYIQETPGDDYVEGLNEGNLEGTPYAYENWTVNQELLDEVLMFWDEVAERYADEPHVIFEPYNEPTAPGIWGPVEGCGAYKQKPLWDTFLDDFMGPIIEKIREYQSDRVLLVGVPGWCQSVQALHWRNFNEAGYDNIAVTWHNYAGHDVSQMNNWFNDTEYQSPDAVEAETGEELEAPYLPVDDDPYEESCYGWEAYEAAGLQNAMDHHPVAITEFGWINNADVSHWLRGTTTGQGTLPEYGEPFLDQVEGDDRVSWVGWCADVRWLPKMFEVPWETEEGELDLVNDNFYDTPFEDIPVGCEEPPCEWNLIGGEDSGVYLKQMLADHRDDQVPFDTSPVGNETISVGDYEAQDTDDDGLYEDVTGDGETSHEDVDALFENLESDGVQNNSEQFDFDENGRIGFSDVLELLRKI; from the coding sequence ATGCAACCGACTGACACCACACAGCAGACGGACGAATCGACAGCGACGAACGAGGACACGCGACGGAGCGTCCTCGCGCAGGCGGAGACCGACGGCACGTCGCCGATCTCGGTCACGCGGCGCAACGTGATGCGAACGACCGCCGCCGCGGGCGTCGCCGGCCTCGGACTGAGCGCCGGCTTCGCCGGTACCGCCGCGGCCGGCGGGATCGACGAGTTCCAGAACCTGACTGTCAGCGACGACAACCGGATCGTCAACGAGGACGGCGAGACGTTCAAGATGCGGGGACTCAGCATTCCCGATCCGAAGCGACTCCACCGGACGCGGAACCTTCGCGGGAAGACGCCGGAACAGCTCCTCGATCTGGTGACGAACAACGAGGCGGGCTGGCATCCGCGGGTCATCCGTGTTCCCGCCCAACCACAAGACATCGGCACGAGGGACGACGGGTCACACCACCCCATGGGCCACACCGGCCCCGAGTACGAGTACGGCGAACTCGAGTCACCGCAGGCGGTCGACAGCGATCGACGGAAGCAACGGCCGGCCCAGCCGCAGGCGTTCACGCAGGCGGAACTCGAGGACTACCTCGACAACTACTATGAACCGATCGTCGAGCGCTGCAAGGAGCGCGGCGTCTACTGCATCATCGACTATCACCGCCACTGGCACGAGCAGCCGCCGGGCATCGAGGAACCCTCCTACGCCGAGAACCACCTGCCGTACGACAGCGACTACACGAACTACTGGGCGTACAACAGCCACGAGATGTTCGGCGAGGACGCGCCGGGTTCCTGGGGATACGTCGATCAGACGTACATTCAGGAAACGCCCGGCGACGACTACGTCGAGGGTCTCAACGAGGGTAACCTCGAGGGCACGCCGTACGCGTACGAGAACTGGACGGTCAACCAGGAACTGCTCGACGAGGTCCTCATGTTCTGGGACGAGGTGGCCGAGCGGTACGCCGACGAACCCCACGTGATCTTCGAGCCGTACAACGAGCCGACCGCGCCGGGCATCTGGGGTCCCGTCGAGGGCTGTGGAGCGTACAAACAGAAGCCCCTCTGGGACACGTTCCTCGACGACTTCATGGGCCCGATCATCGAGAAGATCCGCGAGTATCAGTCCGACCGCGTGCTGCTGGTCGGTGTTCCCGGCTGGTGTCAGTCGGTGCAGGCGCTCCACTGGCGGAACTTCAACGAGGCCGGTTACGACAACATCGCCGTCACCTGGCACAACTACGCGGGCCACGACGTCAGCCAGATGAACAACTGGTTCAACGATACGGAGTACCAGAGTCCCGATGCCGTCGAGGCCGAGACCGGAGAGGAACTCGAGGCCCCCTATCTCCCGGTGGATGACGACCCCTACGAGGAGTCGTGCTACGGCTGGGAGGCCTACGAAGCGGCGGGACTGCAGAACGCGATGGATCATCACCCCGTCGCCATCACCGAGTTCGGCTGGATCAACAACGCGGACGTCTCCCACTGGCTGCGCGGAACGACCACCGGTCAGGGTACGCTCCCCGAGTACGGTGAACCGTTCCTCGATCAGGTCGAGGGGGATGACCGGGTCAGCTGGGTCGGCTGGTGTGCTGACGTCCGTTGGCTGCCGAAAATGTTCGAGGTTCCGTGGGAGACCGAGGAGGGCGAACTCGACCTCGTCAACGACAACTTCTACGACACGCCGTTCGAGGACATTCCGGTCGGCTGCGAGGAGCCGCCATGCGAGTGGAACCTGATCGGCGGCGAGGACAGCGGCGTCTACCTCAAGCAGATGCTCGCCGATCACAGGGACGATCAGGTGCCGTTCGACACGAGTCCCGTCGGCAACGAGACGATCTCGGTCGGTGACTACGAGGCCCAGGACACGGACGACGACGGCCTGTACGAAGACGTCACCGGCGACGGAGAGACGAGCCACGAGGACGTCGACGCGCTTTTCGAGAATCTCGAGTCCGACGGCGTCCAGAACAACTCCGAGCAGTTCGACTTCGACGAGAACGGTCGAATCGGGTTCTCGGACGTCCTCGAACTGCTGCGGAAGATCTGA
- a CDS encoding fibronectin type III domain-containing protein, with translation MNDTIDTHDEEQFAETDRSTDTSTSRRTFMRAAGASAGALALGTSTVAAQADVPTVTVDVADEQIQSGETTTATVRLENSPASSIGSAVEIALDPDVAQITQVDGGDYFPESPLDLEESVNEDIEEAGGSVSQLRVQPYAPDGIGETEYEVATYHLEAQGEGTTEIELVDIMLTIPNGDNIYDANYDVSTLTVGDGIDEPVAPTLPSDLEVVAENETSVEVAWSPVSNAVEYAVSVDGERETTTTSSSATITGLEADTTYEIGVTALGEDDTASETATVQATTVTGAEPETPTLTVNLDDAVIDPDETTAVDLGLSEAPDGVVGFTLEVGIDPDVATFTDAELGDLFVDAQEMFKTVEVEDDYAKLKALDPVDAGTTDIEFGRIELAGVADGETVVDVDIVRLEDNVDNVAIEPTVEEAMLTVGDGEPDGEPPSVPENLEVVAETETSVELAWNTDPNAVEYTVWVDGERETTTTASSATVTDLESGTTYEIGVSALGENDTETDAATVTATTAEANTPPSTPEGLEVVAENETSVEVAWSSDPNAVEYDVWVDGERETTLSSTSITVTDLEAGTSYEIGVSAVGEDGTETDAATVTATTADADDGDGDGSDSDYPEWDADTLYQEGDRVHWNGDDWVAQWTNKDKEPRYEELYAWEPVDGEIPLEVDHLATIDPSATDVDAGERIDFRVTDETPDDIWTTELQWDLGDGTTASGWYAGHSYDSSGSYTVTLTATDQRGRETTHEVEITVA, from the coding sequence ATGAACGATACCATCGACACGCACGACGAGGAACAGTTCGCCGAAACCGATCGCTCGACGGACACGTCTACATCACGCCGCACCTTCATGCGGGCCGCCGGTGCCAGTGCGGGTGCACTCGCACTCGGGACATCGACGGTGGCGGCCCAGGCAGACGTCCCGACGGTGACGGTCGACGTCGCCGATGAGCAGATCCAATCCGGCGAGACGACGACTGCGACGGTCCGGCTCGAAAACTCCCCCGCTAGTTCGATCGGCTCTGCCGTCGAAATCGCGCTCGATCCCGATGTCGCCCAGATCACCCAGGTGGACGGTGGCGACTACTTCCCGGAGAGTCCCCTCGATTTAGAGGAGAGCGTCAACGAGGATATCGAAGAGGCGGGCGGCTCCGTCTCGCAACTCCGCGTCCAGCCGTACGCGCCGGACGGAATCGGCGAGACCGAGTACGAGGTGGCGACCTACCACCTCGAGGCTCAGGGTGAGGGCACCACCGAGATCGAACTCGTGGATATCATGCTGACCATCCCCAACGGAGACAATATCTACGACGCCAACTACGACGTATCGACGCTGACGGTCGGTGACGGTATCGACGAGCCAGTCGCACCCACACTGCCGTCGGATCTCGAGGTCGTCGCCGAGAACGAGACGTCGGTCGAGGTCGCGTGGAGTCCCGTGTCGAACGCCGTCGAATACGCCGTCTCAGTCGACGGCGAGCGGGAAACTACCACGACCTCGAGCAGCGCGACCATCACTGGACTCGAAGCAGACACCACCTACGAGATCGGTGTCACCGCTCTCGGCGAGGACGACACGGCGTCCGAGACGGCGACGGTTCAGGCGACGACGGTCACCGGTGCGGAGCCGGAGACGCCCACGCTCACGGTCAACCTCGACGACGCGGTGATCGATCCGGACGAGACGACGGCCGTCGATCTCGGCCTGAGCGAAGCGCCGGATGGTGTGGTCGGATTCACTCTCGAGGTCGGTATCGATCCCGACGTCGCGACCTTCACTGACGCCGAACTCGGCGACCTGTTCGTCGACGCCCAGGAGATGTTCAAGACCGTCGAGGTCGAAGACGACTATGCGAAACTCAAGGCGCTCGATCCCGTCGACGCCGGGACCACTGATATCGAGTTCGGTCGGATCGAACTCGCCGGCGTGGCAGACGGCGAAACCGTCGTCGACGTCGACATCGTCCGACTCGAGGACAATGTCGACAACGTTGCTATCGAACCGACGGTCGAAGAGGCGATGCTCACCGTCGGCGACGGCGAGCCGGACGGCGAACCGCCGAGCGTCCCCGAGAATCTCGAGGTCGTCGCCGAGACCGAGACGTCGGTCGAACTGGCGTGGAATACCGACCCGAACGCCGTCGAGTACACCGTCTGGGTCGATGGCGAGCGGGAAACCACCACGACTGCGAGCAGCGCTACCGTCACCGACCTCGAGTCCGGTACCACCTACGAGATCGGTGTCAGTGCCCTCGGCGAGAACGACACGGAGACCGACGCCGCGACGGTGACTGCCACGACCGCGGAAGCCAATACGCCGCCGAGCACGCCCGAGGGACTCGAGGTCGTCGCGGAAAACGAGACGTCGGTCGAGGTCGCGTGGAGTTCCGATCCGAACGCCGTCGAGTACGACGTCTGGGTCGACGGCGAGCGAGAGACGACCCTGAGTTCGACCAGTATCACCGTCACTGACCTCGAGGCCGGAACTTCTTACGAGATCGGTGTCAGCGCCGTCGGTGAAGACGGCACGGAGACCGACGCCGCGACGGTGACTGCCACGACCGCGGACGCGGACGATGGCGACGGCGACGGAAGTGACAGCGACTATCCCGAGTGGGACGCTGACACGCTCTATCAGGAGGGCGACCGCGTCCACTGGAACGGTGACGATTGGGTCGCACAGTGGACGAACAAGGACAAAGAGCCCCGCTACGAGGAGCTCTACGCGTGGGAGCCGGTCGACGGCGAGATCCCGCTCGAGGTAGACCATCTGGCGACGATCGATCCGAGCGCCACGGACGTCGACGCCGGCGAGCGCATCGACTTCCGGGTGACGGACGAAACCCCCGACGATATCTGGACTACAGAACTTCAGTGGGATCTCGGTGACGGAACGACTGCCAGCGGCTGGTACGCCGGCCACTCCTACGATTCCAGTGGGAGCTACACGGTGACGCTCACTGCGACGGACCAGCGGGGACGCGAGACCACTCACGAGGTCGAGATCACGGTCGCCTGA
- a CDS encoding cellulase family glycosylhydrolase yields the protein MSENTDLHDSEAQSNRTSRDLSRSRRTILQATGTSVLALGGLGSVTSSVAAQEATLPPLARDENQIVDPDGNEVILRGVNIADPGEQSRNWRGQTAPETFRLATDESQGWHTNIVRVPVMPAFIAAATRNPQPGQMPHDDDWGPALPGQFDRDDLRWYCEAFLDDLVELGAQRGAYVMIDYHRHYPVFHQEDHKNHGVDPTVWQCSSDGGEDWRHPEVCGERGVLWHGEDQVDEIWDLIHEQNILEAFDLEEDDIYLEPPEITNALDEELHMFWEVIASRYAGDDHVIFDVYNEPTGPYGGDWGGPQRQAGELSDPAVAPGSGEADDYDVAHEDMKAWYDLWVDRAQPWVDTVENNADGQLITIGSPRWSQYTYWAPYNEFDAENMCYTAHVYTQDNLRPLSKYFGEPSEHVPVFFSEFGWIEGGGNHVDTPWMDCSGEHGGDCEPYIQEYEEFIENYDVHPLAWSFDHTYEPNMFEHGTPGANDGAKGADDWMNYLNDETPGVWWHELNQELAGDRDTIAPGEDPYPDADNGKNDKHVGPGPIDGDETISVGDHEARDTNDDGLYDDVDGDGETTHEDVDAFFENLESDGVQDNPDAFDFDENGQIGFSDVLELLRRT from the coding sequence ATGTCAGAGAATACGGATTTACACGATTCAGAGGCACAGTCGAATCGCACCAGTCGGGATCTCTCGAGGTCACGCCGAACGATACTACAGGCCACGGGGACGAGCGTGCTCGCACTCGGCGGTCTCGGTAGCGTCACGAGCTCTGTAGCAGCACAGGAAGCCACTCTCCCGCCGTTAGCCCGGGACGAAAACCAGATCGTCGACCCGGACGGAAACGAGGTCATCCTTCGGGGTGTGAACATCGCCGACCCGGGTGAACAGAGCCGTAACTGGCGGGGCCAGACCGCTCCCGAGACGTTCAGGCTGGCCACCGACGAGAGCCAGGGGTGGCATACCAACATCGTCCGGGTGCCGGTAATGCCCGCGTTCATCGCCGCAGCGACGCGCAATCCGCAACCGGGACAGATGCCCCACGACGACGACTGGGGCCCGGCCCTGCCGGGCCAGTTCGATAGGGACGACCTCAGATGGTACTGTGAGGCCTTCCTCGACGATCTCGTCGAACTCGGAGCCCAGCGCGGCGCCTACGTGATGATCGACTACCATCGTCACTACCCGGTCTTCCATCAGGAGGACCACAAGAATCACGGCGTCGACCCGACCGTCTGGCAGTGTTCGTCCGATGGCGGTGAGGACTGGCGACATCCCGAAGTCTGTGGCGAGCGGGGCGTGCTCTGGCACGGCGAGGACCAGGTCGACGAGATCTGGGACCTGATCCACGAACAGAACATCCTCGAGGCGTTCGACCTCGAGGAAGACGACATCTACCTCGAGCCGCCGGAGATTACGAACGCGCTCGACGAGGAGTTACACATGTTCTGGGAGGTCATCGCCAGTCGGTACGCCGGCGACGACCACGTGATCTTCGACGTCTACAACGAGCCGACCGGCCCGTACGGCGGCGACTGGGGCGGCCCGCAGCGACAGGCAGGCGAACTCTCTGACCCGGCGGTAGCGCCCGGCAGTGGGGAGGCGGACGATTACGACGTCGCCCACGAGGACATGAAAGCCTGGTACGACCTGTGGGTCGATCGCGCCCAGCCGTGGGTCGATACGGTCGAGAACAACGCGGACGGTCAGTTGATCACGATCGGGAGTCCGCGGTGGAGCCAGTACACCTACTGGGCGCCGTACAACGAGTTCGACGCCGAGAACATGTGTTACACCGCCCACGTCTACACGCAGGACAACCTACGGCCGCTGTCGAAGTACTTCGGCGAACCGTCCGAACACGTCCCGGTCTTCTTCAGCGAGTTCGGGTGGATCGAAGGCGGCGGCAACCACGTCGATACGCCCTGGATGGACTGTAGCGGCGAACACGGTGGCGACTGTGAGCCCTACATCCAGGAGTACGAGGAGTTCATCGAGAACTACGACGTCCACCCGCTGGCGTGGTCGTTCGACCACACCTACGAGCCGAATATGTTCGAACACGGGACGCCGGGCGCGAACGACGGCGCGAAGGGTGCCGACGACTGGATGAACTACCTGAACGACGAGACGCCTGGCGTCTGGTGGCACGAACTGAATCAGGAACTGGCCGGCGACCGCGACACCATCGCGCCCGGCGAGGACCCGTATCCGGACGCCGACAACGGGAAGAACGACAAACACGTCGGTCCCGGTCCGATCGACGGCGACGAGACGATCTCGGTCGGCGACCACGAGGCGCGGGATACGAACGACGACGGGCTGTACGACGACGTCGACGGAGACGGAGAGACGACACACGAAGACGTCGACGCCTTCTTCGAGAACCTCGAGTCCGACGGCGTTCAGGACAATCCCGACGCCTTCGACTTCGACGAGAACGGCCAAATCGGCTTCTCGGACGTTCTCGAATTGCTTCGTCGGACCTAA